A genomic stretch from Rhodomicrobium vannielii ATCC 17100 includes:
- a CDS encoding heavy metal translocating P-type ATPase — MTIRIVHETPTRLRFRLTDAATMGPRVAASVESLPGVTSVRVNAPAKTLVVHHDGDRRTRTGILRAVNHPAPPDAVPVASEDEGPDLGHVFVSGGILLASFILPPPLRALISAANVAPVLVRGARKLANRGVTVEVLDAIAITLPAFRRDWRTANFTRFLLDLGGHIEASTSARSDTLLRNLLKARPEAVMIETDDGALRSIPYDEVTEGARVVVNTGDRIPVDGVVLSGNAWVNQSAVTGESMPIPREEGDEVLSGSVVTEGRLVIVAERVGDTTTTARISRYILDGLTDPSGIQSESHRLADRRVFITLASGASVFAATRDWRRLESVFLVDYSCAVKFGTPIAVKSAMYRAAKEGCLIKSGRSLETVGSVDTVVFDKTGTLTHNTLEVTDIHRPTDSDLDDAALLALVASLAEHTSHPVAAAVVDVARRRHLAHISHEEVDFLVGHGIGSHVKGQTIRIGSRHYLEEHEGVSFASAEAIIERLAGAGKSMLFVAAEGRLIGVIGLRDRLREEALPVLRQLRENGVKSIIMITGDHEAKAKQIGQILELDRVYHDQKPEDKASIIEALKAEGRVVAFVGDGVNDGPALMAAHVGIAMPRAADIARATADILLLDDRLDGLAKLRGLSGETLKLIRSNFRASVGINSAIMALAVLGKLSPIATAFLHNGTTIGILLRALASNKGREKPANARLAPLRKLPAPSRHSTMN; from the coding sequence ATGACGATTCGCATTGTGCACGAGACGCCGACGCGGTTGCGGTTCCGGCTCACCGACGCCGCGACGATGGGGCCGCGCGTGGCGGCGAGCGTCGAATCGCTGCCGGGCGTCACTTCGGTCCGCGTTAACGCGCCTGCGAAAACCCTCGTCGTGCATCACGATGGAGACCGGCGCACGCGCACCGGCATTCTCCGCGCAGTCAATCATCCCGCGCCGCCGGATGCCGTGCCGGTCGCAAGCGAGGACGAAGGCCCGGACCTTGGCCATGTGTTTGTCTCGGGCGGCATTCTCCTCGCGAGTTTCATCCTTCCGCCGCCGCTCCGCGCGCTCATCTCGGCGGCGAATGTGGCGCCTGTGCTCGTGCGCGGCGCGCGCAAGCTCGCCAATCGCGGCGTGACCGTCGAAGTGCTCGACGCCATCGCGATCACGCTGCCCGCGTTCAGGCGCGACTGGCGCACCGCGAACTTCACGCGCTTCCTGCTCGACCTCGGCGGGCATATCGAGGCCAGCACGTCGGCTCGGTCGGACACGCTGCTCCGCAATCTCCTGAAGGCGCGCCCGGAAGCCGTCATGATTGAAACCGACGATGGCGCGCTCCGCAGCATCCCCTACGACGAGGTGACCGAAGGCGCGCGCGTCGTCGTCAATACGGGCGACCGCATCCCGGTGGATGGCGTCGTGCTCTCGGGCAATGCGTGGGTGAACCAGTCGGCCGTAACGGGCGAGAGCATGCCGATTCCGCGCGAGGAGGGCGATGAAGTGCTGTCCGGCTCCGTCGTCACCGAAGGTCGCCTCGTCATCGTAGCCGAGCGCGTCGGCGACACCACCACCACGGCGCGCATCTCCCGCTATATCCTCGACGGGCTAACCGATCCATCGGGCATCCAGAGCGAAAGCCATCGCCTCGCCGACCGCCGCGTGTTCATCACGCTCGCTTCGGGCGCAAGCGTCTTCGCCGCGACGCGCGACTGGCGGCGGCTCGAATCGGTGTTTCTCGTCGACTATTCCTGCGCGGTGAAATTCGGCACGCCCATCGCGGTCAAATCGGCCATGTACCGCGCGGCGAAAGAGGGGTGCCTCATCAAGAGCGGCCGGTCGCTCGAAACCGTGGGCTCGGTCGATACGGTCGTGTTCGACAAGACGGGCACGCTCACTCACAATACGCTGGAAGTGACGGACATTCACCGTCCAACCGACTCGGATCTCGATGACGCGGCGCTTCTCGCGCTCGTCGCGTCGCTCGCCGAGCACACGAGCCATCCCGTCGCCGCGGCCGTGGTGGATGTCGCGCGCCGCCGCCATCTTGCGCATATCAGCCACGAAGAGGTTGATTTCCTCGTCGGCCACGGCATCGGCTCGCACGTCAAGGGCCAGACGATCCGTATCGGCTCGCGCCACTATCTCGAAGAGCATGAAGGCGTCTCTTTCGCGAGCGCGGAAGCGATCATCGAGCGGCTGGCGGGGGCGGGCAAATCCATGCTGTTCGTCGCGGCGGAAGGCCGCCTCATCGGCGTCATCGGCCTTCGCGACCGGCTTCGCGAGGAGGCGCTGCCCGTGCTGCGCCAACTCCGCGAGAACGGCGTGAAGTCGATCATCATGATCACCGGCGACCACGAGGCGAAGGCGAAGCAGATCGGCCAGATCCTCGAACTCGACCGCGTCTATCACGACCAGAAGCCCGAAGATAAGGCGAGCATCATCGAGGCGCTGAAGGCGGAAGGCCGCGTCGTGGCTTTTGTCGGCGACGGTGTCAACGACGGCCCGGCGCTGATGGCCGCCCATGTCGGCATCGCCATGCCACGCGCCGCAGACATCGCCCGCGCGACCGCCGACATTCTGCTGCTAGACGACCGGCTCGACGGTTTGGCCAAGCTGCGCGGCCTCTCCGGCGAAACGCTGAAGCTCATCCGCTCGAATTTCCGCGCGTCGGTCGGCATAAACTCCGCGATCATGGCGCTCGCGGTACTCGGCAAGCTGTCGCCCATCGCGACGGCCTTCCTGCACAACGGCACCACCATCGGCATTCTTTTGCGCGCGCTCGCTTCGAACAAGGGGCGGGAAAAGCCAGCCAACGCTCGCCTTGCGCCGCTGCGGAAGCTGCCTGCGCCCTCACGTCATTCCACGATGAACTGA